A stretch of DNA from Negativicutes bacterium:
CAGATGCGTCAGGAGAAAAAGATAAAAACCTTCGTTGCTCAAAGACTTTTGGAATTGATTTTGACTTTCCGGACTGACATATTGCCAACCCGGCGAGAAAAAGCGGCTGAGCGGTGAAGCGGCATCAAACAACTGGGGATGGAATTCCAGATGCAGAAAAGGCTGCTTGTAAAAGGTATAATGATTCCCTCTGCCCGCTACGATGGTTTCGTAACCTCTATTTTTCAGGATGGAACGCACCTTCTCCATGTTTTCAGTATGGCATAACAAATCAATGTCCGCCATGCTGCGCATATCCGGCAGCGGATAAAGATCGCGCAGAACCCAACCTTTCAAAGGAACGAAAGGAATCTCTTCTGCTTGCAGTGCCTGGAATATCTCCTGCATTTCAAAGCTGCGAATTGTCTGCCGCCGCACCTCCCGAAGATGTGCTTCACAAAACAAGTGATAAATCACTGTCTCATTCCGCTGCAAACCATAAAAGAGCAGGCTTTCCAAACTATGTGCCTTTGCCAACTGATACAGCAGTTGCCAATCTTCCCTATCCTCCGCAAGCATCACCTTTTCCTGTTTCAGCGCGCAGCGCAGCAACTGCAGAAATAATTGCTCTAAAGATTCCGACTCCACTTCCTCTATCCCCTCGCTCTCACTCAACTGCCTGCTTCTCTTCTTATTTTTTTGTTCTTCCCCTCCAAACCCTCCCTCTATCCCTGCACCAACTCCACCAATCTCAATGATCTAAATAGAAATTTTTACTAATCACCATCGACCTCCCCGCTCAGAACGCCGGCGGTGTCCTGCAGGCGGTATTGAGCGCCAGCTAGCCGCCATAAGGATGCCGCCGGCGTTCGTAAACC
This window harbors:
- a CDS encoding nucleotidyltransferase family protein, with product MSESEGIEEVESESLEQLFLQLLRCALKQEKVMLAEDREDWQLLYQLAKAHSLESLLFYGLQRNETVIYHLFCEAHLREVRRQTIRSFEMQEIFQALQAEEIPFVPLKGWVLRDLYPLPDMRSMADIDLLCHTENMEKVRSILKNRGYETIVAGRGNHYTFYKQPFLHLEFHPQLFDAASPLSRFFSPGWQYVSPESQNQFQKSLSNEGFYLFLLTHLTNHFLHGGSGIRSVLDLWLFREKYKNSLDWHSIKAELQRAEILTFAQNLECLAELWFCQRSSPPVIEELGSFIFSCGTYGSGENAALQLFRQQPLNSRTRWAAFAQRVFLNRENMQAQYGFLGRFPLLLPYCWFLRGVRVLRQRRMLLAMWVAHLGAVDTERVEQYRQQMLRFGL